The proteins below come from a single Streptomyces tubercidicus genomic window:
- a CDS encoding SigE family RNA polymerase sigma factor yields the protein MTEIGPKDRIEAERAYTAYVSARLPTLRRIAHLLCKDAHRADDVVQTTLTKLYVHWWRARAADDLNRYVHTMLVRCFLNEQRLEWARVRLSGSPHETPGLPPAADVPDIETRTVVYTALLRVPARQRAVLVLRYLCDLPVAEVAGILGCSEGNVKSQSARGLTRLRAQLGAQLPVYAA from the coding sequence ATGACCGAGATCGGACCGAAGGACCGTATCGAGGCCGAGCGGGCGTACACGGCGTACGTCTCCGCCAGGCTGCCCACCCTCCGCCGCATCGCCCACCTGCTCTGCAAGGACGCCCACCGCGCCGACGACGTCGTGCAGACCACCCTCACCAAGCTGTACGTCCACTGGTGGCGCGCCCGCGCGGCCGACGACCTGAACCGCTATGTGCACACCATGCTCGTCCGGTGCTTCCTCAACGAGCAGCGGCTCGAATGGGCGCGGGTGCGCCTGTCGGGATCCCCGCACGAAACCCCGGGGCTGCCGCCCGCTGCCGACGTGCCGGACATCGAGACGCGCACCGTCGTTTACACGGCGCTGCTGCGCGTCCCGGCCCGGCAGCGCGCCGTGCTCGTGCTGCGCTACTTGTGCGATCTGCCGGTGGCGGAGGTGGCGGGGATCCTGGGCTGTTCGGAGGGAAACGTGAAGAGTCAGTCCGCCCGCGGTCTCACGAGGCTGCGGGCCCAACTCGGCGCTCAACTGCCCGTATACGCGGCGTGA
- a CDS encoding GMC oxidoreductase — MNRYDVIVVGAGVAGSLVAHRLGRRGRRVLVLEAGASGADPGQGEPDPLTTYLTASAKVPGSAYRPRPAAPWPEVTDLTGTDDAPGYRASGHLLQNGPLPYASGYVRVNGGTGNVWTGLAPRMLPEDFDTETFGYGRRWPLTYDDLEPYYRAAEEELGVAADAAEQRAHTGLPLPDGYVFPMRALPASYLDRHLGARLDGRRVKDPVALNEVELQVVGTPHARNGVPDPAYDHGRGYVPRGAHGQPDPANRCQGNASCIPHCPAYAKYTPLKTQGRWSASVSLRDRAVVSRVLVDGTGRATGVEYRSYDGTVGVARADVIVLAAHAIENARLLLLSRLAQRSGQVGRNLMDHPVLLTWGLLPDAVGPYRGPGSTSGFEGFRTGPARRLRAPFRIEIGNWGWAWSKGSVDGDVAQLLTEQGLFGAELRRAVGDRISRQFTLQFEMEQGADPANRVTLHPHARDPLGLPRPLVTYDLAGHVKDGMAAARAVSDQIFALLGAEDHTDYTPTAAWPGRFTHGGRTHAYRGAGHAAGTHLMGDSPATSVVDSWQRCWDHSGLYAVGCGSMPSISTANPTLTMAALALRSAERIEADLVARDRPAALTPRTPGAPA; from the coding sequence GTGAACCGGTACGACGTGATCGTCGTCGGCGCGGGCGTCGCGGGCTCGCTCGTCGCCCATCGGCTGGGCCGGCGCGGTCGCCGGGTCCTGGTCCTGGAAGCCGGTGCGAGCGGCGCCGACCCCGGACAGGGCGAACCCGATCCCCTCACCACCTACCTGACGGCGTCCGCGAAGGTGCCCGGCTCCGCCTACCGGCCCCGGCCCGCCGCCCCCTGGCCCGAGGTGACCGACCTCACCGGCACGGACGACGCCCCCGGCTACCGAGCGTCCGGGCATCTGCTCCAGAACGGCCCGCTGCCGTACGCCAGCGGCTACGTCCGGGTGAACGGCGGCACCGGCAACGTATGGACCGGCCTGGCACCCCGCATGCTGCCGGAGGACTTCGACACCGAGACCTTCGGATACGGCCGGCGCTGGCCGCTCACCTACGACGACCTGGAGCCCTATTACCGCGCGGCCGAAGAGGAGCTGGGCGTGGCGGCCGACGCCGCCGAGCAGCGTGCGCATACGGGGCTGCCGCTGCCGGACGGCTACGTCTTCCCCATGCGGGCGCTCCCCGCCAGCTACCTGGACCGGCACCTCGGGGCGCGCCTCGACGGGCGGCGGGTCAAGGACCCGGTAGCCCTGAACGAGGTCGAGTTACAGGTCGTCGGCACCCCGCACGCACGCAACGGCGTCCCCGACCCCGCCTACGACCACGGCCGCGGCTACGTTCCGCGCGGCGCGCACGGGCAGCCGGATCCGGCCAACCGGTGCCAGGGCAACGCGTCGTGCATCCCGCACTGCCCCGCGTACGCGAAGTACACCCCGCTCAAGACACAAGGGCGGTGGAGCGCCTCGGTCTCGCTGCGGGACCGGGCCGTCGTCAGCCGCGTGCTCGTCGACGGCACAGGCCGGGCCACGGGCGTGGAGTACCGGTCGTACGACGGCACGGTGGGCGTGGCCCGCGCCGATGTCATCGTGCTCGCCGCGCACGCCATCGAGAACGCCCGGCTGCTCCTGCTGTCCCGGCTCGCCCAGCGCAGCGGCCAGGTCGGCCGGAACCTGATGGACCACCCCGTCCTGCTGACCTGGGGCCTGCTGCCGGATGCCGTCGGCCCCTACCGCGGGCCCGGCTCCACCTCCGGCTTCGAGGGCTTCCGCACCGGACCCGCGCGGCGGCTGCGGGCGCCGTTCCGGATCGAGATCGGCAACTGGGGATGGGCCTGGTCCAAGGGTTCCGTGGACGGCGACGTGGCACAACTCCTCACCGAACAGGGGCTGTTCGGCGCCGAACTGCGCCGCGCCGTCGGCGACCGGATCAGCCGCCAGTTCACCCTGCAGTTCGAGATGGAGCAGGGCGCCGACCCCGCCAACCGCGTCACCCTCCACCCCCACGCGCGCGACCCGCTCGGACTGCCCCGGCCCCTGGTCACCTACGACCTCGCGGGCCACGTCAAGGACGGCATGGCCGCCGCCCGCGCGGTCTCCGACCAGATCTTTGCGCTCCTCGGCGCCGAGGACCACACCGACTACACCCCCACGGCTGCCTGGCCCGGCCGCTTCACCCACGGCGGCCGTACCCACGCCTACCGCGGCGCGGGCCACGCCGCCGGCACCCACCTCATGGGCGACTCCCCGGCCACCTCGGTGGTCGACTCATGGCAGCGCTGCTGGGACCACTCCGGCCTGTACGCCGTCGGCTGCGGCAGCATGCCCTCGATCTCCACCGCCAACCCGACCCTGACCATGGCCGCCCTCGCCCTCCGCAGCGCCGAACGCATCGAGGCCGACCTCGTCGCACGCGACCGGCCCGCCGCCCTCACCCCGAGAACCCCAGGAGCGCCC
- a CDS encoding DUF397 domain-containing protein yields the protein MTTTESPRWFKSSYSNNGGNCIEVAANLITARGMVPVRDSKNPSGPVLDFAADAFSSFVAGVKAGEFGTV from the coding sequence GTGACCACGACCGAGTCCCCCCGCTGGTTCAAGTCTTCATACAGCAACAACGGCGGTAACTGCATCGAGGTCGCCGCCAACCTCATTACCGCACGCGGCATGGTCCCCGTCCGTGACTCCAAGAACCCGAGCGGCCCGGTGCTGGACTTCGCGGCCGATGCGTTCTCCTCGTTCGTGGCGGGCGTCAAGGCGGGCGAGTTCGGCACCGTCTGA
- a CDS encoding thiol-activated cytolysin family protein, giving the protein MPDAARFEVYRVPGAPEAKREALWGGPVPVVQAATLEKVELPDLSELRAHQYVIAAFAGDGPWPAAVAPVGVGNPQDKADMAAALARWKKWRELSPYQADAKSKVGPEQVTHVQGVKRTKQTYTLTKNPDEAITFDPNVSMCFPGAIVQAKPAIENGYLIPAGIEDSDRADLGITVDRLTGRKETASPPSASNVTAAIGKVIGDDAPGSSDVVFRRVEAYDSAEVALELGISAKYGGFAASLDISGKRKETKNTVLVYLRERGFTAFCDVSTPAALFKDDFTEEKLNKLVGGGYMGPDNPPLLVNSVIYGRMIVFTFTSTSSETEINAALKASYSGFADVDAHVKAHYQEIISKSEVSIISKGITGEQVKELLTKGTLSDSFATPQKYKSYVRIGYTLQTLDGVPAKMSETTTYDAVTWGDGGLVTLKIKSMELDGKTVEEFGVTIDKEDLSVTKGNPATKSRSFAEDGSGDPFLITEFTVGGIHYGIAGVGSPGLRLSPKELDWFAGGRTTFSGHIGGMDFSFNYDAVKG; this is encoded by the coding sequence GTGCCGGATGCTGCGCGCTTCGAGGTCTACCGCGTGCCGGGCGCGCCCGAGGCAAAGCGGGAGGCGTTGTGGGGCGGCCCCGTGCCGGTGGTGCAGGCCGCCACTCTGGAAAAGGTTGAACTGCCGGATCTGTCCGAGCTGCGGGCGCACCAGTACGTGATCGCTGCTTTCGCCGGAGACGGCCCGTGGCCGGCAGCCGTGGCGCCGGTGGGCGTAGGAAACCCTCAGGACAAGGCGGATATGGCGGCAGCCCTGGCCAGGTGGAAGAAGTGGCGGGAGCTGAGCCCGTACCAGGCGGACGCCAAGAGCAAGGTGGGCCCCGAACAGGTCACCCATGTCCAGGGTGTCAAGCGCACCAAGCAGACCTACACCCTGACGAAGAACCCCGACGAGGCGATCACGTTTGATCCGAACGTGTCCATGTGCTTCCCCGGGGCGATCGTGCAGGCCAAGCCGGCCATCGAGAACGGCTACCTGATCCCGGCGGGCATCGAGGACAGCGACCGTGCGGACCTGGGCATCACGGTGGACAGGCTCACTGGCAGGAAGGAGACGGCGTCCCCGCCGTCCGCGTCCAACGTGACAGCGGCGATCGGCAAGGTGATCGGTGACGATGCCCCGGGATCCTCGGACGTCGTTTTCCGCCGGGTGGAGGCGTACGACAGTGCGGAGGTCGCTCTGGAACTGGGAATCTCCGCCAAGTACGGCGGGTTCGCTGCCTCTCTGGACATCTCAGGCAAGCGGAAGGAGACCAAGAACACTGTCCTGGTCTACCTGCGCGAGAGGGGGTTCACCGCGTTCTGCGACGTGTCCACCCCGGCGGCTCTGTTCAAGGACGACTTCACCGAGGAGAAGCTCAACAAGCTGGTCGGCGGCGGGTACATGGGGCCGGATAACCCACCGCTGCTGGTCAATAGCGTCATCTACGGCCGCATGATCGTCTTCACCTTCACTTCCACCTCGTCCGAGACCGAGATCAACGCCGCCCTCAAGGCCAGCTACAGCGGTTTCGCCGACGTCGACGCTCACGTGAAGGCCCACTACCAGGAGATCATCTCCAAGTCCGAGGTCAGCATCATCAGCAAGGGCATCACCGGTGAGCAGGTCAAGGAACTGCTCACCAAGGGCACACTCTCGGACTCTTTCGCCACCCCCCAGAAGTACAAGTCCTACGTGCGGATCGGCTACACCCTGCAGACCCTCGACGGCGTCCCGGCCAAGATGAGCGAGACCACCACCTACGACGCAGTCACCTGGGGAGACGGTGGCCTGGTCACCCTCAAAATCAAGAGCATGGAATTGGACGGAAAGACCGTCGAGGAATTCGGGGTCACCATCGACAAGGAAGACCTCTCCGTCACCAAGGGGAACCCGGCCACCAAGAGCCGATCTTTCGCGGAGGACGGCTCCGGAGACCCATTCCTCATCACGGAGTTTACGGTTGGGGGAATTCACTATGGTATCGCCGGCGTCGGCAGCCCCGGCTTGCGTCTCAGCCCCAAGGAACTGGACTGGTTCGCCGGCGGTCGCACCACCTTCAGCGGTCACATCGGCGGCATGGATTTCAGCTTTAACTACGACGCCGTCAAGGGGTAG
- a CDS encoding FtsX-like permease family protein gives MKRLSSFAVKDFRAQLRQLVLTGVAIAVGVAFLVLSVGGSGALVQFYSQSATVEVGDADLQAVPDSGRGLPKGAAARAGDVASVTRVSERVLGAGKVAGPSGHRLLDDRAVVTSIAADAKLRWQRLDGGRWPQGPDEAVLDRGTAERLGARPGDTVRLVKPDGKAAGVKLTGLLDTSSSTTLGSQAAIGVPYEAMKTYATGLTSTQLDIDIREGADASATAKAVKKALDGNASVVTHAGAVDSAKKAGGTLYLIVLSAALSFVMIAMAVARMVVTNTFSVVLAQRARQLALLRCIGADRDQVRRIIRRQGLMLGVLASATGLAAGGGACVLGTWLLRTFADLGPVKISLLPHWIAFVLAGLFGALLTVWAVRKPAKAAAAVPPVAALAQSGSATLPEPGRKDVRQIFSVLLLIFGVYMLTVGLFRGSLALLDVTIGAICSFFAVLRFAQHLLPPLVGLLGFPARRWLGTTGKLATQQLRSNARRTSAAASAMLVGVTVAVSAVTAIGATSGDMESKMSSRVPAVFTLNASDNKVPAGAVESLRRQPELTLTPVRAAHLTVNGHKSLVIAADPAQFNEDAKGVPEARALKDGQALTDTARGSVTVAGTRLAAETDHSSWLDTLLPGADMYVTEHTLDRLAPGATTVAAVCLDPADGSDHDAARKALDRALSDYPHIQVSDAAAKLNSVRQLLDRMLLVITTLLGFSMAIAALGVAATLMLAVEERTREFGMLRAIGMSGRQLREMLTLESVLLALTGAVAGTVLGLVYGVLAVRSILGGSPLTILASSDGTALTVLGILAATALTGIAASVLPARRVRRMAVVDALHTSG, from the coding sequence ATGAAGAGACTGTCCAGCTTCGCCGTCAAAGATTTCCGGGCCCAATTGCGTCAGTTGGTGCTCACTGGGGTCGCCATCGCCGTGGGTGTGGCGTTCCTGGTGCTTTCCGTGGGCGGGAGCGGCGCGCTGGTGCAGTTCTACTCCCAGAGCGCGACCGTGGAGGTCGGCGACGCCGATCTCCAGGCGGTCCCCGACTCCGGGCGTGGCCTGCCCAAGGGAGCGGCGGCGCGGGCCGGCGACGTGGCGTCGGTGACCCGGGTGAGCGAGCGGGTTCTCGGGGCCGGGAAAGTGGCCGGCCCCTCCGGGCACCGTCTCCTGGACGACCGTGCCGTGGTCACCTCGATCGCCGCCGACGCCAAGCTGCGCTGGCAGCGGCTTGACGGCGGCCGCTGGCCCCAGGGCCCGGACGAAGCCGTCCTCGATCGGGGGACCGCGGAGCGTTTGGGTGCCCGGCCCGGGGACACCGTCCGGCTCGTCAAGCCCGACGGCAAGGCAGCGGGCGTCAAGCTGACCGGCCTGCTGGACACCAGCTCTTCGACGACCCTCGGCTCGCAGGCCGCGATCGGTGTGCCGTACGAGGCGATGAAGACGTACGCGACCGGGCTGACCAGCACGCAGCTCGACATCGATATCCGTGAGGGTGCGGACGCCTCCGCCACCGCCAAGGCGGTGAAGAAGGCACTGGACGGCAACGCGTCCGTCGTCACCCACGCCGGGGCGGTCGACAGTGCGAAGAAGGCGGGCGGGACCTTGTACCTGATCGTGCTGTCGGCCGCGCTGTCGTTCGTGATGATCGCGATGGCGGTGGCGCGCATGGTCGTCACCAACACCTTTTCCGTGGTCCTCGCCCAGCGCGCCCGCCAACTGGCCCTGCTGCGCTGCATCGGTGCCGACCGCGACCAGGTGCGCCGGATCATCCGCCGCCAGGGGCTCATGCTCGGCGTTCTCGCTTCGGCCACGGGTCTCGCCGCGGGCGGCGGCGCGTGCGTCCTGGGCACGTGGCTGCTGCGCACCTTCGCGGACCTCGGCCCCGTCAAGATCTCTCTGCTGCCGCACTGGATCGCCTTCGTCCTGGCCGGCCTCTTCGGAGCCCTGCTCACCGTGTGGGCGGTCCGTAAGCCCGCCAAGGCGGCCGCCGCCGTGCCTCCGGTGGCCGCGCTCGCCCAGAGCGGGTCCGCGACGCTTCCCGAGCCGGGGCGCAAGGACGTGCGCCAGATCTTCTCCGTGCTGCTCCTGATCTTCGGCGTCTATATGCTCACGGTCGGTCTGTTCCGCGGTTCCCTGGCGCTGCTCGACGTGACCATCGGTGCCATCTGCAGCTTCTTCGCGGTGCTCAGGTTCGCCCAGCATCTGCTGCCACCTCTGGTCGGACTCCTGGGTTTCCCGGCCCGCCGGTGGCTCGGCACGACCGGCAAGCTGGCTACACAGCAGCTGAGGTCGAACGCGCGCCGCACCAGCGCCGCCGCCTCCGCGATGCTCGTCGGCGTCACCGTCGCCGTCTCGGCGGTCACCGCGATCGGCGCCACCAGCGGCGACATGGAGTCCAAGATGTCGTCGAGGGTGCCTGCCGTGTTCACCCTGAACGCCTCGGACAACAAGGTGCCCGCCGGCGCCGTGGAATCCCTGCGCAGGCAACCGGAGTTGACCCTCACACCGGTCCGTGCCGCACACCTCACCGTCAACGGGCACAAGAGCCTGGTCATCGCCGCCGACCCCGCACAGTTCAACGAGGACGCCAAGGGTGTACCCGAGGCACGCGCGCTGAAAGACGGTCAGGCGCTGACCGACACCGCGCGCGGCTCGGTCACGGTGGCCGGTACCCGCCTGGCAGCCGAGACCGACCACTCCTCCTGGCTGGACACGCTGCTCCCCGGAGCAGATATGTACGTCACCGAGCACACCCTCGACCGGCTCGCCCCGGGCGCGACGACCGTGGCCGCGGTATGCCTGGACCCGGCCGACGGCTCCGACCACGACGCCGCCCGCAAGGCACTAGACCGGGCGCTGTCCGACTATCCGCACATCCAGGTCTCCGACGCCGCGGCGAAACTCAACTCCGTCCGCCAGCTGCTCGACCGGATGCTGCTCGTGATCACCACCCTGCTCGGGTTCTCCATGGCCATCGCCGCCCTGGGCGTGGCCGCCACCCTGATGCTCGCGGTCGAGGAGCGCACCCGCGAGTTCGGCATGCTGCGTGCCATCGGCATGTCGGGCAGGCAACTACGCGAGATGCTCACCCTGGAATCCGTACTGCTCGCGCTGACCGGCGCGGTCGCCGGCACCGTCCTCGGCCTGGTGTACGGAGTACTGGCGGTCCGCTCAATCCTCGGTGGTTCGCCCCTCACCATCCTGGCATCGTCCGACGGCACGGCCCTGACGGTGCTCGGCATCCTCGCGGCCACCGCGCTCACCGGCATCGCGGCCTCGGTCCTGCCCGCCCGCCGGGTGCGCCGTATGGCGGTCGTCGACGCCCTGCACACGAGCGGGTGA
- a CDS encoding DUF397 domain-containing protein — MTTDPRSPVWFKSSYSGNGGSCIEVAANIVGTRGVVPVRDSKKPSGPVLDVAVDAFSSFVAGVKAGGFGTV, encoded by the coding sequence GTGACGACCGACCCTCGCTCCCCAGTCTGGTTCAAGTCCTCCTACAGCGGCAACGGCGGTTCTTGCATAGAAGTTGCCGCCAACATTGTCGGCACGCGCGGCGTGGTTCCCGTCCGTGATTCCAAGAAGCCGAGTGGCCCGGTGCTGGACGTCGCGGTCGATGCGTTCTCCTCGTTCGTGGCGGGTGTCAAGGCAGGTGGGTTCGGTACCGTCTGA
- a CDS encoding helix-turn-helix domain-containing protein has product MVNVKALNPDASPQAAYGARVRSSREARGWTQDELAERMGYSGRHISAVETGCKPPTLRFSQSTDRAFGIEGTDKAFEREFREIKHGILLEGFSEYVGHEGRAAEIRLYEIGIVPGLLQTPEYAQVLADSAVRRGAITPEKANERVSYLAERQAALTGPRAPMMLVVMDESCIRRRVGGHKVMGAQLDRLVEFAEMPNTVLQIAPYDIGERRPFDLPMNLLTLSDLSVVAYAESQMRGHLERETTAVLPLLTAYHQLQAEALHQAASVAMINEVRKGTP; this is encoded by the coding sequence TTGGTAAACGTGAAGGCGCTGAACCCGGACGCATCACCCCAAGCGGCCTACGGTGCGCGCGTGCGCAGCTCGCGGGAGGCGCGCGGCTGGACTCAGGACGAGTTGGCCGAACGCATGGGCTACTCGGGGCGGCACATTTCAGCGGTCGAAACGGGCTGCAAACCGCCAACTCTGCGCTTTTCGCAGAGCACTGACAGGGCGTTCGGCATTGAGGGCACAGACAAGGCGTTCGAGCGTGAGTTCCGCGAGATCAAGCACGGCATCTTGCTGGAGGGCTTCTCTGAGTACGTCGGGCACGAGGGGCGAGCGGCAGAGATCCGGCTGTACGAAATCGGGATCGTCCCTGGGCTGTTACAGACACCCGAGTACGCGCAAGTACTGGCAGACAGCGCCGTGCGGCGGGGTGCCATCACCCCCGAAAAAGCGAATGAACGCGTCTCCTACCTGGCGGAGCGACAGGCGGCGCTGACGGGGCCCCGCGCTCCAATGATGCTGGTGGTGATGGATGAGAGCTGCATCCGTAGGCGGGTGGGCGGACACAAGGTCATGGGCGCTCAACTTGACCGGCTGGTGGAGTTCGCCGAGATGCCAAACACTGTGCTCCAGATCGCCCCGTACGACATAGGTGAGCGTCGACCGTTTGACCTACCGATGAACCTGCTCACGCTGTCAGACCTGTCCGTGGTCGCGTACGCGGAATCCCAGATGCGGGGCCACCTAGAACGCGAGACGACCGCTGTACTCCCCCTGTTGACGGCCTACCATCAGTTGCAGGCCGAAGCGCTGCACCAGGCGGCATCGGTCGCCATGATCAATGAGGTACGAAAGGGCACCCCGTGA
- a CDS encoding dolichyl-phosphate beta-glucosyltransferase, translating to MLHSSSLPAATGLPTADTVDLTVVVPAYNEEHRLPRTLDAICRYLRSSPGRHAGWELIVVDDGSTDATAAAVREAAVAEPRIRLVGAPPDPGPAASPARNHGKGHAVRLGVLASRGGRVLVTDADLATPIEELALLHDQLDAGYAAAIGSRAQAGARVEVCQHPLRKLLGRVGNRVIRAVAVPGVRDTQCGFKLFDGDQARAAFGRSRVDGWGIDIEILRMFHEAKWPVAEVPVCWAHQPGSKVRALDYAGVLLELVRLRARGALRRVRPADRVVVLGYLLVSVWLFKGLWADLGGSYLTDSGQDQNQWEWFFAVTAHQVFGLHDPFFTTLQNHPLGVNLMANTAMLGLSVPLAPVTALFGPGVTWTLVLTGGLAATAATWYWLLLKRCVRSRRAAALGGALCAFAPPMISHANAHPNFAVLFMMPLITDRLLRLCEARGRDGGGRDGGDQDRGGHDESGGATRRRTVRDGVILGLLLTYQIFLGEEALLLAAVGLLLFAVGYVAARPAVVRTVWRTLARGLAVAAGVSLLLLGYPLGRQFFGAQSYRSVLHGPSGNSPRALLEFAGRSLAGDPATADALALNRTEQNAFFGWPLAALTVVLVVWLWREPRVRGLAAVAFGAVLLSLGRTIPVPGTDVTLPGPWRLLHDLPLFESVIESRMAMVAVPALGILLALACDRWDAQARRAGSTGRVAAEDRVLRAVGWAAVTAAVLPIVPTPPTTADRTPVPSFIAEGTWRASVPAGRTLVPVPLPDPGSAEALHWQTTAGLGFPLPGGYFNGPYGPERTGIYGPVPRATSALLKDVSRTGRVPDIGPAQRRAAREDLRFWRAGAVVLAPQPGDQALRLTVQRLMGAPGRWIGGVWVWQVHGDTGGG from the coding sequence GTGCTGCACTCTTCTTCTCTCCCCGCCGCCACCGGCCTGCCGACGGCCGACACCGTCGACCTGACGGTGGTGGTGCCCGCGTACAACGAGGAGCACCGGCTGCCTCGGACCCTCGATGCGATCTGCCGCTATCTGCGTTCCTCTCCCGGCCGGCACGCCGGCTGGGAGCTGATCGTCGTCGACGACGGTTCCACGGACGCCACCGCGGCCGCGGTCCGTGAGGCGGCGGTGGCCGAGCCGCGGATCCGGCTGGTGGGGGCGCCGCCGGACCCCGGACCGGCCGCCTCGCCCGCGCGCAACCACGGCAAGGGCCACGCGGTGCGCCTGGGGGTGCTCGCCTCGCGGGGCGGCCGGGTGTTGGTGACCGACGCCGATCTGGCCACTCCCATCGAGGAGTTGGCCCTGCTGCATGACCAGCTCGACGCGGGTTACGCCGCCGCGATCGGGTCCCGCGCGCAGGCGGGCGCACGCGTCGAGGTGTGCCAGCATCCGCTGCGGAAGCTGCTCGGCCGGGTGGGAAACCGGGTGATACGGGCGGTCGCCGTGCCCGGTGTCCGTGATACGCAGTGTGGCTTCAAGCTCTTCGACGGCGACCAGGCGCGCGCGGCCTTCGGGCGTTCGCGGGTCGACGGCTGGGGCATCGACATCGAGATTCTGCGGATGTTCCACGAGGCGAAGTGGCCGGTGGCCGAGGTGCCGGTGTGCTGGGCGCACCAGCCGGGGTCCAAGGTGCGCGCGCTGGACTACGCCGGAGTCCTCCTGGAGCTGGTGCGGCTGCGAGCGCGTGGCGCCCTGCGAAGGGTGCGGCCCGCCGACCGGGTGGTGGTGCTCGGCTATCTGCTGGTGTCCGTATGGCTCTTCAAGGGGTTGTGGGCCGACCTCGGCGGAAGCTATCTGACGGACAGCGGGCAGGACCAGAACCAGTGGGAGTGGTTCTTCGCGGTCACCGCGCACCAAGTCTTCGGGCTGCACGACCCGTTCTTCACCACCCTGCAGAACCATCCGCTGGGTGTGAACCTGATGGCGAACACCGCCATGCTCGGGCTGTCCGTCCCGCTCGCGCCCGTCACCGCGCTCTTCGGACCCGGCGTGACCTGGACGCTGGTGCTGACCGGCGGCCTGGCCGCGACGGCGGCCACGTGGTACTGGCTGCTCCTCAAACGATGCGTACGGTCCCGCCGGGCTGCCGCGCTCGGCGGGGCCCTGTGCGCCTTCGCACCGCCGATGATCTCGCACGCCAACGCGCACCCGAACTTCGCTGTGCTGTTCATGATGCCGCTGATCACCGACCGGCTGCTGAGGCTGTGCGAGGCGCGCGGCCGGGACGGTGGCGGCCGGGACGGCGGCGACCAGGACCGGGGCGGCCATGACGAGAGCGGCGGAGCCACGCGCCGCCGTACCGTCCGGGACGGTGTGATCCTCGGCCTCCTCCTGACCTACCAGATCTTCCTCGGTGAGGAGGCGCTGCTGCTGGCAGCCGTCGGCCTGCTGCTCTTCGCGGTGGGCTACGTGGCCGCGCGTCCCGCCGTCGTTCGGACGGTCTGGCGCACCCTTGCCCGTGGCCTGGCCGTCGCCGCGGGTGTCTCCTTGCTGCTGCTCGGCTATCCGCTCGGCCGGCAGTTCTTCGGCGCCCAGAGCTATCGCAGCGTGCTGCACGGACCGTCGGGCAACTCGCCGCGTGCGCTGCTGGAGTTCGCGGGCCGCTCGCTGGCGGGGGACCCGGCCACGGCCGACGCCCTCGCCCTCAACCGCACCGAGCAGAACGCCTTCTTCGGCTGGCCGCTCGCCGCGCTGACCGTCGTGCTGGTGGTGTGGTTGTGGCGGGAGCCCCGGGTCCGCGGGCTGGCGGCGGTCGCCTTCGGGGCGGTGCTGCTGTCCCTGGGCCGCACGATCCCGGTGCCGGGCACGGACGTCACGCTGCCGGGGCCATGGCGGTTGCTCCACGACCTGCCGCTCTTCGAATCGGTCATCGAATCGCGGATGGCGATGGTGGCGGTACCCGCGCTCGGCATCCTCCTGGCCCTCGCCTGCGACCGCTGGGACGCTCAGGCCCGGCGCGCCGGCTCCACCGGGCGGGTGGCCGCCGAGGACCGGGTGCTGAGAGCCGTGGGGTGGGCGGCCGTCACCGCCGCAGTCCTCCCGATCGTGCCCACGCCGCCGACCACCGCCGACCGTACCCCCGTCCCCTCCTTCATCGCCGAGGGCACCTGGCGCGCTTCCGTACCGGCGGGCCGCACGCTCGTCCCCGTGCCGCTGCCCGACCCCGGCAGCGCCGAAGCCCTGCACTGGCAGACCACCGCCGGCCTCGGCTTCCCGCTGCCCGGCGGCTACTTCAACGGACCGTACGGGCCCGAGCGGACCGGCATCTACGGCCCGGTGCCCCGCGCCACCTCCGCCCTCCTGAAGGACGTCAGCCGCACCGGCCGGGTCCCGGACATCGGCCCGGCGCAGCGACGGGCAGCCCGAGAGGACCTGCGCTTCTGGCGGGCGGGAGCGGTCGTGCTCGCTCCGCAACCGGGAGACCAGGCGCTACGTCTCACTGTGCAGCGGCTGATGGGGGCGCCAGGACGGTGGATCGGCGGCGTCTGGGTGTGGCAGGTGCACGGGGACACCGGCGGGGGCTAG